ATATGCGGGCTCCACAGACCGCAGGCCACGACATAGCCGCGCTCACGCAGTGACTGCCGGTTGGCCTCGATGCGGGGCCTGAGGATCTTCACGGCCTCGGGGGCTTCCCGCTCCATCTCCGCAATGAAGGCGTCGCCCACCTCGGGCGCCAACGCCGCGGTGTAGGCCGCGCCTGCCGCGGTCGAAGCCATCGAGATACGGCTGCCGGTGCCCTCGTGCAGGCCGAGCGCGCTCGGCGAGCGCGCGAACTGGAGATAGACGAGATGGAAGCGATCGGGCACGACGAATCCGACCGTGCCGGGAAGCTGCTCGGCGACCTCCTGCAGCCGCTGGCGGATCATGCTGCGCAGCTGCGCGCCCTTCATCATCGAAGCGCTCATCGCCACCGCACTCGGGCCAATGCGATATTTCTGATCGCGCGGCAGATAGACGAGCTGGCCCATGCGGGTCAGCGTGTGCGTGAGCCGCGACACCGTCGAGCGCGGCAAACCGCAGCGATTTGAAATCTCGAGATTGCCGAGCCTGCTATCGTGGCCCTCGAAGCATCGCAGCACGTCGAACGCGCGCGACACCACCTGGATGACATCACCCTCGCCTGCGTCGCCAGCGAGTGCACCTTGCCTACTCAACCGCTCCGATCGTCGTCCCATGTTCCCTACCGGTCTGTTCCGCTCTGCGGAATTAAATTCCACTTGCAGACGACGCTACCTCAGGCATTTTGCGACGACAACAAAAAGGCGATGGCATGCCAGAAATTAAGATCGTCACGGAGGTCGCGGGTCGCATCTGTTCAACTCCCGTGCAAGTTGGAGGAACCGTTGCGGATGGCGACGACGTTGTAGTGGTCGAAGCGATGAAGATGGAGATACCCGTGCCTTCGCCTGCGAGCGGCACCATCACGTCGCTTCTCGTCAAGCTCGACGACGTCGTCGCCGAAGGACAGGCGATCGCGATCGTTGCAAACTGATTGCGCTATGCGCCGCTTCCGCGACAATCTGTCAGCCTCATTCCTGCACGCATGGGGTACGGCGTTGCCATCGCTTGATCGCGGTGACATGATCTGTTTCAAATAAAAAACTGTTTCAAACAAAGAACGAAAATCTTCGCGGCAAAAGCGGAGATCATTGGAGGGAAACATGCTTCGTGGGCTGCTCGTGCTCGCGCCTGCCTTGGTGGCGGGCATTTCTGTTGTGTCTACACGCTATGCATCCGCCGAGGATATCAAGCTGCCGGCGACATTGACGTTCACCGCCTATGACACCGGCACCGCCGGCTTCAACATCGCGGTCGGCGTCGGCAAGATGATGAAGGATAAATACGGCACCGATGTGCGCGTACTCCCCGCAGGCAACGACGTGGCACGCCTTGCACCGTTGCGCGCCAAGCGGGCGGCCTCCGCGGCGATGGGATCGGGCACCTATTTCGCGCAGGAAGGCGTGTTCGAGTTCGGCTCGAAGGAATGGGGTCCGCAGCCGCTCCAGATCCTGCTCTCGTCCGTCGACTGCAATTGCGGCTCGCTGGGCGTGGCGGCCGACACCGGCGTGAAGGAACTGAAAGACCTCAAAGGCAAACGCGTCGGCTTCGTGGTCGGCTCGCCCGCGCTGAACCAGAACTCGCTCGCGGTGCTCGCCTTCGCAGGGCTGACGCAGAAGGACGTCAAGGCCGTTGAGTTCGCAAGCTACGGCGCGATGTGGAAGGGGCTCATCAACAACGACGTCGATGCCGCCTTCGGCACCACCATCACCGGCCCGGCCAAGGAAGCCGAGACCTCGCCGCGCGGCTTGATCTGGCCGCCGCTGCCGGCCAAGGACAAGGAGGGCTGGGCGCGAATGCAGAAGGTCGGCTCGTTCTTCTTTCCGCAGCTTGCGACCTGCGGCGCCGGCATCTCGCCACAGAAGCCGGTCGAGCTCGGCAATTACCCCTACCCGATCTTCGTGGCTTATGCTTCGCAGCCGGCCGATCAGATCTATGCGATCACCAAGTCGATGATCGTGAACTACGACGCCTACAAGGACTCAGCGCCCGGCGCCGGCGGCCTCGGCGCCGACCGCCAGACCAAGAACTGGGTGGTACCGGTGCATCCCGGCGCGGTGAAGGCGCTGAAGGAAGCCGGCCAATGGAGCGATGCGCAGGAGGCGCACAACAGCAAGCTGATCAAGCGCCAGGAGGTGCTCGGCGCCGCCTGGACGGAGTACGGCAAATCCAATCCGCCGTCCGACGACAAGGCGTTTCTCGACGGCTGGATGAAGGCGCGCGGCGCAGCGCTTGCGAAGGCCGACATGCCGAACGGGTTTGATGAATAGTGTTGCGACGGAGCTGATGGTCGCCAGGACGCGGTGCGCTCCCTCTCCCGCCTGCGGGAGAGGGTTGGGGAGAGGGTGTCTCCACGGCGGGATTCCCCCAGAGGCGAGAGCCCTCACCCGGCGCTGGCGCGCCGACCTCTCCCGCAAGCGGGAGAGGTTGAGCCCGCGGCCGCATTCGATTCAACCAACGGCCATTCGCTTTAGTTAACGTTAGCTGCCCACGCGCGGGATCGATCATGTCGTCTGCTTCCACCTCCACCGGCTCCACGGACGAAGTCAAGCGAGTCGTGTTCGACGATCCGCATGGCGCCGCCGGCAACATGCAGGAGGCGGAGGTCACGCGCGTGCGCACCCTGCGCGGCGCCTGGCGCTGGACGCTGGTGGTCGCGACGGCAGCGACCATCCTGCTCTGCATCAACCAGCAATTCTCGCTGCGCTTCTTCATCGGCTACACCCAGCTCAACACGGAGTATTTCTATCTCCTGATCGCGCTGATGCTGCCGTTCACCTTCCTGATCTTTCCAGGGACGGCGCGCGCTCCGCTCGATCGCATTCCCTGGTACGATCTCGTCCTGTTCGTCGCGACGTTCGCTGCGGCCATCATGCTGATGTCGAACGTGCGCAAGGCGGCGGAGGCGGGCTGGGAATTCGGCGGCGCGCCGAACGGTGTGATCGCCGCGGGCCTCGTGATGTGGGTGATGCTGATGGAAGCGCTGCGGCGCACCGGCGGCTGGAGCCTGCTCCTGAGCGTGTTCCCCTTCACCGTCTATCCGCTGTTCGCCGAGGCCGGCTGGCTCGGACCGTTCTGCGGCACGCAATCGACGCTGGAGCAGGCCACCGCCTATCACGTGCTCTCCGGCGAAAGCCTGCTCGGCATTCCCATCCAGGCCTTTGCCGACACCGTGATCGGCTTCCTGGTGTTCGGCACCGCGCTGATGATGACGGGGGCCGGCAAATTCTTCATCAACCTCTCTTTCGCAATGTGCGGCACCTTCCGAGGCGGCGCGGCGAAGGTCTGCATCTTTGCCAGCGGCCTGCTCGGCATGATGTCCGGCTCGATCATCTCCAACGTTCTCACCGCCGGCACCATGACCATTCCCGTCATGAAGAAGAGCGGCTTCCGCGCCTCCTATGCCGGCGCGATCGAGGCTTGCGCCTCGACCGGCGCGGTGCTGGCGCCGCCCGTGATGGGCGCGACCGCCTTCGTGATCGCGCAGTTCCTCAACGTCAGCTACGCAGAAGTCGCCGTCGCCGCGATCATCCCGGCCGCGCTCTATTACGTCGGCCTGTTCATGCAGGTCGATACCTACGCTGCGCGTCACGGGCTGAAAGGCATCCCGCGCGCCGAGCTGCCGCGGGTCATGGATACGATCAAGGACGGCTGGTACTACGTGTTCGTCATCGCGCTCCTGATCGTGATGCTGCTCTATTTCAAGCGCGAGAGCCACGCGCCGTTCTACGCCACGGCCCTGCTGCTGGTCCTCAACCAGCTCTTCTCCAAGGACACGCGCTGGACGTTCGCGACCATCGGCAAATTCCTGGAGGTCAACGGCCGCACCTTCGTCGAACTGGTCGGCATCCTCGCCGGCTGCGGTCTTCTGATCGGCGCGTTCTCGATGACCGGCGTGGTATCGAGCCTCGCCAACGATCTGCTCCACATTGCCGGAGACAATGCCTTCTTGCTGCTCGGCATGTGCGCCCTCACCAGCCTCATTCTCGGCCTCGGACTGACGACGACGGCCTGCTACATCTTCCTCGCCATCCTGGTCGCGCCCGCGCTGGAGAAGCTCGGGCTCAACCGCATGGCGGTCCACATGTTCATCTTCTACTGGGGCATGCTGTCGTCGATCACGCCTCCGGTCGCGATCGCCTCCTTCGCTGCCGCAGGCATCGCCGGCTCGCCAGCGATGAAGACCGGCTGGGAATCGATGTGGGTCGGCAGCATCATCTATTTCATCCCGTTCTTCTTCGTGCTCAATCCGGCGCTGGTGCTGCAGGGGCCGAGCCCCTACTTCGCCGGCCTCGGCCTGATGGGGCTTGCCGCGTTCGGCACGCTGTTCATCTGCGGCGGCATCCAGGGCTACCAAGCCTTTGTCGGCGACCTCCGCGGCGCCGGCGTGCTGGAGTGGCCCATCCGCGTATTGCTGGTGATCGGCGGCTTCGTAGTGGCAACGCCCGGCGGCGGAATCATGCCGCTGTCGCAGATGCAGGTGACGCTGCTCGGCCTGGCGATCCTCGTGCCCACGACCTTGCTCGCCCTGCTCCTGGTTCGCCGGCAGACCATCGTACCGGACGGGTTGCGCGCGCCCTGATTGCGTTGCACAAGAGAGGCGATGGAACCGCTGTCGCCCTCCGCCTGGACCCGCTCAAAGCCGCCCTTGCTGCGGTTTCTGGAAACTTGCCTCAACGAATTCTCGGCCGAGACCTCAGGCAGCGTTGCCGACTACATCCCCGAGCTTGGTAAGGCCGACCCTGCCTGTTTTGGCATCAGCCTCGCGACGCTGGACGGCCATGTCTACGAAGTCGGCGACTCCAGGGTGCCCTTCACCATCCAGTCGATGTCGAAGCCGTTCGTGTTCGCGCTGGCGCTGGACCTCTTGGGCGCAGGCAAGGTCGAAAGCGCGATCGGCGTCGAACCCTCCGGCGATCCCTTCAACTCGATCCGGCTCAATTCCGACAACCACCCGTTCAACCCGATGGTCAATGCCGGCGCGATCGCCTGCACCGGGCTGATCTACGACAGCAAGGGCACGGGCGCCTTCGAGCAGATCCGCCTGGCGCTCAGCCGCTTTGCCGGCCGCGATCTCGCTGTGGACGAGGCCGTCTACAGCTCGGAGAGCCAAACCGGCGACCGCAACCGTGCCATCGGCTATCTCCTCAAGACCAACGCCGTGATCTCCGACAACGTCGCCGGCGTGCTCGACGTCTATTTCCGGCAATGCGCGGTGCTGGTCACCGCGCGCGACATCGCGGTGATGGCGGCGACGCTCGCCAATCGCGGCATCAATCCGGTGACGGGCGAACAGGTGCTGAGCGCTTACGCGATCTCGCGCACACTCTCGGTGATGACGTCCTCGGGCATGTACGACTATGCCGGCGAGTGGATCTACCGGATCGGCATTCCCGCCAAGAGCGGCGTCGGCGGCGGCATTCTAGCCGCGCTCCCTGCCCGGCTCGGCCTCGGCAGCTATTCGCCCAAGCTCGACAAGCACGGCAACAGCGTGCGCGGCATCAAGGTCTGCGAGGCGCTGTCCTCGCATTACGATCTGCACATGCTCAACCGCAGCGACGACGCGCGCAACGCCGTCATCGCCGACTACGACATCGGCAAGAGCCCGTCGCGGCGCGTCCGTCGGCCGCAGGAGCGCGAGATCCTGGCGGCGCATGAGCAGGAGGTGCGGGTCATCGAACTGGTCGGGACGCTGTCGCTGTCGGCCGTCGACTACGTCTCGCGCCGGCTCGCAGGCCAGCCGCGGCCGCAATTCGTGATTTTCGATCTTCACCGCGTCACCTCGACCACGCGCGCCGGTGCGCGGCTCGTCGCCGAGGCCTTCGAGGAGCTCGCGGCGCTGAACGTGACCGTCGTGCTATCCGGCGTCAGGCGCGCCTCGAGGGAATGGGACACCTTGCGGGAATGGACCGCGGAGCTGAAGAACGTCCGCGATTTCTACCTGCTCGACGCCGCGATCGAATGGGCCGAGGACCAGATCGTCTATCGCTATGGCGGCTCGATTGACTTCCACGAGACCACCGAGCTTGCCGAGCAGCCGCTGCTCGCCGGGCTGAGCGAGGACGAGCTGGCCGATCTCGCTGTACTCTGCACCGTCAGGAGCTTTCCGTCCGGCGCAAAAATCGTCACGACCGGCGATGTCGCCGACGCCGTGTTCTTCCTGCGCAGCGGCGCGGTCCACGTCACGCTGCCCGATGGCGTCAGGCTGGCGACGCTCACCGCCGGCATGGCCTTTGGCGAGATGGCGCTGCTGGAGGCAACGCGATCCGCCGACGTGTTCGCCGACATGGCAGCCACCGCGTTCGAAGTGCCTTTGATGGATTTCGAGCGCTTCCGCAAACAGCACCCGCGCGCCAGCGAGCGCATCATGCGCAACCTGGCCCAGCTATTGGCCGACCGCCTGATCGTCGCCAATGCGAAGGTGGATATTTTGACGTCGACGTGAGCGCCGGCGGAAGCTCAAAAGAGTTCGTCATGCCCGGGCTTGTCCCGGGCATCCACGTTCTTTGCGCTGCGTGGCAAGGCGTGGATGGCCGGGACAAGCCCGGCCAAGACGCCGTGGAGGCTGTCGGCGCCCTCAGCTCACACCTTGCTCAGCGGCTCGCCGCCTCGCCTAGCCGCCGCTTGATCTTGGCGGCGCTTGCCTCGAGCAATTCCGATGGTTTCTGGCCGGTCGCGGCGCACAGGCAGGCCCAGTAGTAGATGACATCGCCGAGCTCATCGACGAGACCTGCCTTGTCGAGCCAGTCATCGCGCAGCAGCTTCTTGATGTGATCGGCCACCTCGCCGGCCTCGCCGGCAAGGCCGAGACCGAGATAAGACAGCCGTTCGTTGGTCGGGTGCTCTTCGACTTTCGCAATGGTCGCGGCCCAGGCCGCATATTCGTCGATCGTCATCGGCATGCCTCGCCGCTTCTATCGGATCAGCCGACCACTTCCGTCACCGGCTGAAGATCGATCTCGAAGGTCTCCAAGAACTTTGACGTCATGATGTAGAAGCCGACCGAGAGCTGGAGCTCGACCAGAGCGGCCGGCGTCAGCCTCGATGCGATTGCCTTGAAGGTCGCATCCGTCGGCTTGTTCAGTTTCACGATCTCGTCGGTGAAGGCGAGCGCGGCACGCTGCACCTCATTGTAGCAGGCCGCCGTCTGCCAGTTTGAGAGCGCCTCGTTCTGCTCGTCGGTGACGCCGACGTTCTTGCCGATGCGCTTGTGCGCGACAATCTCGTACGGCGCCTCGCACAGGATTCCGGTACGCGTGATCGCGAGCTCGCGCACGACCGGGTCGAGCTCACCCTTGTGGCGGATGGCGCCCCCTAAACGGCAGTACTGCTCGAAATAGCTCGGCGAGTGCGCCATCATGCGGAAAATGTTGGCGTTGCGGTTCTTGTCGAGGATTTCGCGGGTGCGATCGGACGCCTTGGACGGGTCGCTGTAGTTGATGCGGGCCATGATTTTCCTGAAGTTTTCCCAGAAGTTCTTCCCTAAAACTTTCTCGGGCTATTGATGCTTTTTGTCGTTGTCGATGAGAGTTCCGCGAAACTCTATTCTTGCGCCGACGCAGGAGCAACATCATCGAGTCAAATTGCCGCCGCATTGCTGATCGACCTTGGCACAGTCGATATTCGCCGCGTGGGGACAAATCGCGGTGAATACTCGCAAGTGGGGTGTTCCGAGTAAAATAATTGGCCGTCTTGCGCTCACCACGCAACGATGAGTCACGCCCAAGTCTAGGGAGAAAACGGCATGAAGGAAGCCACCAAGGGGGCGGCCTCGGAAGCGCTCGCGCATATGCTGGCGGTGACGGCGATGCTCGTCATCGCCAGCATCTTGTTCTACGGGCGCTAGGTCAAAGTTTTCGTCATTCCGGGGTGGCGCCTCGCACAGCGCCAGGCCCAGAATCCCGTTCCAGGTTCGGTCCCTTGGACCGCCCCCGAATGACGAATTCCTCTATTGGTCTCTCTGTTTCTCTTTCGTGAAGAACGGTACGAGCTTGCCGGCAAAGGGTTTGAAGCTCGCAGTGACCGAATCGCCGATGGCGAGATCGTTCTCACCGTGGGCCATCATGCGAAACCCCTCGACACAATCGACCAGCAGGATGTTGTAGGGCACGTGCGCGCGCGTCTCTGATGTGGCGGCACGGCAGACCAGCGAGGTCGCGTAGACCCTGCCCTTGCCGCTGGCGCGCGCTTCGTGCGGATCGGACACGCCGCAGGCGGCGCAGAAGGCGCGGTGGAAATACTGCACATGGCCGCATCCGGCGCAGGTTTGATAGGTGATCGCCGGTTCGCCCCTGGTCCAGTCGGCTAGACGCTCGCTCATCGCACCCGCTCCAGGAACATGCTCACATGGGACGACAGCACGCCGCCATCGCCGTGCAACAGCGCGATCGAGGCGTCGCGCACCTGTCGATTCGCCGCCCGCCCCGTCATCTGCAAATGCGCCTCGACCAGATGCGCCATGGCGCCGCCGACGCCGCAATGGCCATAGCTAAGCAGGCCGCCATGGGTGTTGAGCGGCATCGCGCCATCGCGGTTGAAATGGCCTGATCGCACGCGGGCGGCCGCCTCGCCGCGTCCGGCGAGGCCGAGGTCTTCCAGCAGCATCGCGAGCGTGATGGTGAAACTGTCGTAGATGGCGGCATAGCGCACATCGGAGATCACAAGGCCGGTGGCCTCCTTGGCGCGCGCGATCGCGATTTCTGCGCCGAGCTCACTGAGGCCGGGTGCGGCCGTGACATGCTGATGGGTGTGGGCCTGCGCGCAGCCGCGGATGCGCACGCCCGCTTCCCCGGTCCGATCGCGGCTGATGACAAAGGCAGCGCCGCCATCGGACACCGGGCAGCAATCGAGCAGCTTGAGCGGCATCGCCACCGGCTTCGAGGCCATGACGTCGGCGACCGTGATGGGATCGTGGAATTGCGCGCCGGGATGGGTGCAGGCGTGCTTGCGCATCAGCACCGCGAACTCGGCGAGATCCTGTTCGGTCACGCCGTATTCGTGCATGTAGCGGTTGGCGACGAGGCCGTAATAGGCGGGAATGGTCGGGCCGAGCGGCACCTCGTAGTCGGGATGGCCGACCTGCGCCAGCGCCTGGATCGAGGCGTCACGGCTCTGCCCGGTGAGCCGGTTCTCGCCGGCGACGACGAGCACGTGGCGCGCGACGCCTGCTTCGACGAGGTGATGTGCCAGCATCGTCATCGCCAGGCCCGTGGCGCCGCCGACCTGGACGGCGTGCGCGTAAGCAGGGCGGATGCCGAAGTGCTCGGCAAAGACGGTCGCCAGCATGATGTGCGGCGAGACCGTGGAGTAGCCGCAGAGGATGCCGTCGATCTCGGAACGCTTCAGGCCGGCATCGTCGAGCGCGGCTTGCGCGGCCTTGCTCATCAGGTCGAGCGAGGAGGAGCCTTCGTGCCTGCCGTACGGCGTGAGGCCGACGCCGGTGATGAAGCTCATGGGGCACACCTCCCTACTCCGGCGCCGAGCGCGTAACGCCGTCGCTGACCATGGTGGCGATTTCGTCCTGGGAATAGCCGATCTCGCGCAGTATCTCCGCGCCGTGCTCGTTGAGCCGTGGCGCCAGCCGCACCGGCTCCGCTTCGGTCTCCGACCAGGTCGCGGTCACTTTCATGCTGCGGATTGGGCCTTCCGTCGGGTGGTTCACCACCGGGAAGAAGTTCGTCGTCTCCAGATGCGGATCGTGCAGGATCGACGCGAGATCGTGCATCGGCATGACCGGCACATCGGCCTTGGTCAGAAGGTCGATCCACTCCGCGGTGGTGCGCGTCTCAAAAACGCGCGCGAGCTCGGCATAGACGACGTCGATATTGGCGGCGCGACCGGCGAAGGTCGCGAATTTGGGATCGGTCCGCAGATCGTCACGTCCCGTCGCCGCAAAGAAGTTCTCCCACTGCTTGTCGTTGTAAACGATGACGCTGAGATAGCCGTCCGAGGTCTTGTAAGGTCGGCGGTCGCGCGAGAGGTGGCGGGCGTAACCACCCTTGTCGAGCGGCGGCTCGTAGGTAAGCCCGCCCATGTGGTCGCCCATGACGAAGCCGGCCATGGTCTCGAACATCGGGATGTCGACGCGCTGGCCGCGCCCGGTGCGGTCGCGATGAACGAGGCTGGCGCAGATCGCGCCGACGGCGGTGAGGCCGACGATGCGGTCGACCAGCGCGTTCGGCACGTAGCGCGGCACGCCGTCGCCGGTCTGCGCCATCAGTGCCGGCAATGCGGTGGCGCCCTGGATCAGATCGTCATAGGCGGGCTTTGCCGCATACGGCCCGTCCTGGCCGAAGCCGAACACGCCGGCATAGACCAGGCGCGGGTTGATTGCGGAGACGACGTCATAGCCGAGCTGAAGCCGCGCCATCGCCTGCGGGCGGACGTTGTAGACGAGCACGTCGGCGTCCTTCAGCAGTCGCAGCACCGCCTCGCGCCCCGCAGGCTTCTTCAGGTCGAGGCAGATCGAGCGCTTGCTGCGGTTGGTGTTGAGGAACACCGGGCCCATGCCGGCGTGCCGCGTCGGGCCGATCAGGCGGGTCACGTCGCCGTCCAGCGATTCCACCTTGACGACGTCGGCACCGTAGTCGCCGAGCATCTGGGTCGCGTAGGGCCCCATCAGCACGGTGGTCATGTCGATGACCTTGATGCCTTTCAGCGGCCCCATTCGTTTCGCTCCCGATTGCGCGGGGCTCGAACGTCCCTGCGATCTCGATCCAGCTAACGGCAGTGCCGCCGCTCGCGCAAGGGCGACCGACGTATGGCGGCATGCATCGCGCGGCGCCGTCGCCTGCTATTTCTTCTGGCGGGATTCGCGGATCTTGATGAGACGATCGAGCTCGTCGTTCTGCTGGTTGATGCGGTCGGCGATCCGCGACTCGTTCTGCTCGCCCGAGGCGGCGGCGGCCTGCTCGATGAGCTGGCGGATATTGTCCTCGATGATCGCGATGCGATCGTTGAGTGCGTCCATCGACAGCGAGTCTTCGTAGGCATTGCTCATGATGCTTTTCCCGCAAACCAATCAGGAGCGTTAAGGTGGGCAAAGCGAAGCGTGCCCACCTTGATCTAGCGCAAGAACGAGGATGGGCAAGGCGCATGGCGCCTTTGCCCACCCGCAGGACTAAAGCTTACTTCAACGGCTCCAGCACGGAAACGTAGTTGGCGACCGCCGCACCGCCCATGTTGAAGATGCCGCCGAGCTTGGCATTCTTGAGCTGCATGCCCTCGGGGGCCTGACCCGCAAGCTGCATCGCGGTCATCACATGCATGGAAACGCCGGTGGCGCCGATCGGATGGCCCTTGGCCTTCAGGCCGCCGGACGGATTGACCGGCAGCTTGCCGTCCTTGAGCGTCCAGCCCTCCTTGATGGCGCGGGCGCCCTGCCCCTTCGGCGTCAGGCCCATGGCTTCGTACTCGATCAGCTCGGCGACCGTGAAGCAGTCATGGGTCTCGACGAAGGAGAGATCGGAGAGCTGCACGCCCGCCTTCTCCAATGCACGCTGCCAGGCAATCGTGCAGCCCTCGAACTGGAGGATGTCGCGCTTGCTCATCGGCAGGAAGTCCTGGGCGTGCGCGGTGGCGCGGAAGCCGATCGACTTGCTCATGGTCTTGGCGGTCTCGGCGTCGGCCAGCACCAGCGCCGCGGCGCCGTCGGAGACCAGCGAGCAGTCGGTGCGCTTCAGGGGACCGGCGACGTAAGGGTTCTTCTCGCTCTCGGCGCGGCAGAAATCGAAGCCAAAATCCTTGCGCATCTGGGCGAAGGGATTGGCGACGCCGTTCTTGTGGTTCTTGGCCGCAATCAGCGCCAGGGCATCGGACTGGTCGCCGTATTTCTGGAAATAGGAGCTGGCGATCTTGCCGAACACGCCGGCGAAGCCGCCGACCGTCTCGCCGTCCTCCGGCAGATAGGAGGCCTTGAGCAGGTTCTTGCCGATCTCCGGACCCGGCGTGCGCGTCATCTGCTCGACGCCGACGACCAGCACGATCTTGGCGGCGCCTGCGGCAATCGCGCGCAGGCCCTGGTGCACGGCGGCCGATCCGGTAGCGCAGGCGTTCTCGACCCGGGTTGCCGGCTTGAAGCGCAGCTTCGGGTCGGCCTGGAGCACCAGCGAAGCGGTGAAGTCCTGGGGCGAGAAGCCGGCGTTGAAATGGCCGAGCACGATCTCGTCGACGTCGGAGGCCGAAATGCCGGCGTCCGCCAACGCCTCATTAGCCACGCGGGTGACGAGGCTTTCGACGGTTTCAGTGTCGAACTTGCCGAACGGCGTGTGCGCCCATCCGACGATGCTGGCGGTCATGGTCTTTTCTCCCTAGGGTCTCTTCCTGAGCTAAGTCTTAGCCCAGGGATGGCAAGACTTCACGCCGCTTTCAGGGCCTTGAGTGTGCGCTGGCAGATGGCAGTTATGCCGGCCCAGTTCCCGGCCCTGATCTCCGCCGTCGGGCACAGCCAGGAACCGCCGACCGCAACCACGTTGGGCTCGGCCAGCCAGGTCGCCGCATTGGCTTCGCCGACCCCGCCGGTCGGACAGAACCGCACGTTCGGGAACGGACCGCCGAGCGCGCGAAGGCCCTTGATGCCGCCGGCCTGCTCGGCCGGGAAGAATTTTGCGACGTCGAAGCCGTAGGACAGCGCCATCATCAGCTCGGACGCCGTGGCGATGCCCGGCGCGAATGGCAAGGAGCTGTCGGTTGCGGCTTTGAGGAGATCGGGGGTCAGGCCCGGGCTGATGCCGAACTTGACGCCGAGCTTCTCGACACGGGTGAAGTCGGCTGGATTGAGGATCGTGCCGATACCAACGCTCGCCTCGGGGACCTCGGACATCATCGCCCTCGCCGCCTCGATCGCAACGGGGGTGCGCAGGGTCACCTCCAGCGTGCGGACGCCGCCGGCGACCAGCGCGCGCGCCAGCGGCACGGCATCCTGGATACGCTCGATGGTGAGGACGGGAATAACGGTCGCGTCCCTGAACAGCGCGACGAGGTGGTTCTGTTGGGCGGCTGTGGTCATCTCGTGGATCTTATCTTGGATCTTCGTTTCACTTGGTCGCCTGGCGCGTAGTCGCCGGCCGGTGCCGCTTCTTCGGCGGCATGGCATAGCCCGGAATGATGGCGCCGGGATAGCAGATCACGAGGCTGGCAAGACGATGCCCGGCCTGCGCGGCCTCGACCGGATCCGAGCCGGCGAGCCGGGCCGCGATATAGGCCGCGGCAAAGCTGTCGCCGGCCGCCGTGGTATCAACGACGGGCTTGGTCATTGGTTCGGCGCGGATCTCGCTGGTCCCGCCGGGAAAGCGTAGCAGGCTCACCGGCTCGGCCAGCCGGAACACCAGCTCAGGGCTCGGGATGCGCGCCATCAGCTGCTCGTGGCTCTCGCCGGGATAGAGCGCGAGCAGGTCCTCGGTCGAGGTCAGCACGATGTCGGCGGCCGCGAAGGCGGCGGCGAACACCTCGCGCGCGACATCGCGATCCGGCCAGCCTCGTGCGCGAAAATTGGTGTCGAACACGAAGCGGGTACCGAGCAGGCGCGCGCGCTTGATCGCGGCGAACAGGCGCTCGCGTCCGGGCGCGTCGTAGATCGAGAGCGTGATCGCGGAGAGGTAGACGATGTCGTAGCTCATCAGCGAGTTGAGCAGCTCGTCGGTCTCCGGCAGATTCATCAGCTGGCGCGCCGCCGCGCTGTCGCGCCAGTGGAAGAACTGGCGCTCGCCCTTGGCATCCAGCTGGATCATGTAGAGGCCGGGCAGCTTGCCCGGCAGCCGTACGACGCGCCTGGTGCCGACGCCCTCGGCATTCCAGGCCGCGATCATCTCATCGCTGAGGCCGTCGTCGCCAAGCGCGGTGAGATAGTCGACCTTGACCTCGAGCCGCGCGAGATACACCGCC
This genomic stretch from Bradyrhizobium sp. CCGB12 harbors:
- a CDS encoding IclR family transcriptional regulator, whose product is MGRRSERLSRQGALAGDAGEGDVIQVVSRAFDVLRCFEGHDSRLGNLEISNRCGLPRSTVSRLTHTLTRMGQLVYLPRDQKYRIGPSAVAMSASMMKGAQLRSMIRQRLQEVAEQLPGTVGFVVPDRFHLVYLQFARSPSALGLHEGTGSRISMASTAAGAAYTAALAPEVGDAFIAEMEREAPEAVKILRPRIEANRQSLRERGYVVACGLWSPHINGLAVPIWSPQYQTFVVITIGLLAAMYDEQRLHAEVAPLMLTLGRSLGSLMEGAEGDVFNNRISRKPVAMAVHNNNKPINSEGVNELEAGTRRARPARSLRAGDGRR
- a CDS encoding acetyl-CoA carboxylase biotin carboxyl carrier protein subunit; this encodes MPEIKIVTEVAGRICSTPVQVGGTVADGDDVVVVEAMKMEIPVPSPASGTITSLLVKLDDVVAEGQAIAIVAN
- a CDS encoding TAXI family TRAP transporter solute-binding subunit — translated: MLRGLLVLAPALVAGISVVSTRYASAEDIKLPATLTFTAYDTGTAGFNIAVGVGKMMKDKYGTDVRVLPAGNDVARLAPLRAKRAASAAMGSGTYFAQEGVFEFGSKEWGPQPLQILLSSVDCNCGSLGVAADTGVKELKDLKGKRVGFVVGSPALNQNSLAVLAFAGLTQKDVKAVEFASYGAMWKGLINNDVDAAFGTTITGPAKEAETSPRGLIWPPLPAKDKEGWARMQKVGSFFFPQLATCGAGISPQKPVELGNYPYPIFVAYASQPADQIYAITKSMIVNYDAYKDSAPGAGGLGADRQTKNWVVPVHPGAVKALKEAGQWSDAQEAHNSKLIKRQEVLGAAWTEYGKSNPPSDDKAFLDGWMKARGAALAKADMPNGFDE
- a CDS encoding TRAP transporter permease, whose product is MSSASTSTGSTDEVKRVVFDDPHGAAGNMQEAEVTRVRTLRGAWRWTLVVATAATILLCINQQFSLRFFIGYTQLNTEYFYLLIALMLPFTFLIFPGTARAPLDRIPWYDLVLFVATFAAAIMLMSNVRKAAEAGWEFGGAPNGVIAAGLVMWVMLMEALRRTGGWSLLLSVFPFTVYPLFAEAGWLGPFCGTQSTLEQATAYHVLSGESLLGIPIQAFADTVIGFLVFGTALMMTGAGKFFINLSFAMCGTFRGGAAKVCIFASGLLGMMSGSIISNVLTAGTMTIPVMKKSGFRASYAGAIEACASTGAVLAPPVMGATAFVIAQFLNVSYAEVAVAAIIPAALYYVGLFMQVDTYAARHGLKGIPRAELPRVMDTIKDGWYYVFVIALLIVMLLYFKRESHAPFYATALLLVLNQLFSKDTRWTFATIGKFLEVNGRTFVELVGILAGCGLLIGAFSMTGVVSSLANDLLHIAGDNAFLLLGMCALTSLILGLGLTTTACYIFLAILVAPALEKLGLNRMAVHMFIFYWGMLSSITPPVAIASFAAAGIAGSPAMKTGWESMWVGSIIYFIPFFFVLNPALVLQGPSPYFAGLGLMGLAAFGTLFICGGIQGYQAFVGDLRGAGVLEWPIRVLLVIGGFVVATPGGGIMPLSQMQVTLLGLAILVPTTLLALLLVRRQTIVPDGLRAP